A genomic region of Rhipicephalus sanguineus isolate Rsan-2018 chromosome 1, BIME_Rsan_1.4, whole genome shotgun sequence contains the following coding sequences:
- the LOC119379114 gene encoding WD repeat-containing protein 70, protein MAASSEGALPNSSKKARVFDLNAIFEEARKTAISRSKDAKLTEDPKPCTSQPESNAEAPREKDPAPDGEPSDEGSGDELVGPPISLSAQTKDDRFDSEDDDEEECESTAAYRPIPVKEDITLRHGTKIVSALALDPNGARLVTGGYDFDITLFDFAGMDSSLQPFRSLRPCECHQIRNLEYSCTGDSFLVVSGNAQAKVLDRDGFEVMECVKGDQYITDMARTKGHVAMLNYGCWHPRSREDFLTCANDGTLRLWNVDKPNCHKALVKTKQQGGLRAIPSTCRFSRDGQLMVAGCQDGSLQFWDQRRTLVHPSHTVREAHRRSIDVTCVAFAQDGRQLATRSCDDTMKLWDLRALRPSALHTFADLDNLYPATDCGFSPDDRLIYTATSKSSGDGQLVFFERDTLQEVMRLRLPSPVARVIWHARLNQLLAGLACGEVRLLYDTAYSHHGALLCVAKASRAKPSPQGLTQAQVLTPHALPLFREERPRSTRKRLEKARKDPVLSQRPDLPVTGPGQGGRIASAGNTLSSYIVRNLGTTKRVDDNVDPREAILKYAKEAAENPYWVTPAYAATQPKPVFQENDEPTPAKKTKQV, encoded by the coding sequence ATGGCAGCGTCGAGTGAAGGTGCGCTTCCCAACTCGAGCAAGAAAGCTCGCGTGTTTGACTTAAACGCCATTTTCGAGGAAGCTAGGAAAACGGCAATAAGTAGGAGCAAAGATGCAAAACTCACCGAAGACCCGAAACCGTGCACCAGCCAGCCTGAAAGTAATGCCGAAGCTCCAAGGGAGAAGGATCCTGCGCCGGACGGCGAACCGAGTGATGAAGGCAGCGGAGACGAACTGGTGGGACCTCCGATTTCGCTGTCAGCTCAGACTAAAGACGACAGATTTGACTCAGAGGACGATGATGAGGAGGAATGTGAGAGTACTGCTGCATATCGGCCTATTCCGGTGAAAGAGGACATTACGTTGCGGCACGGCACAAAGATTGTGTCAGCGTTGGCTCTGGATCCTAATGGAGCACGTCTTGTAACTGGCGGGTATGACTTTGATATCACTCTGTTCGATTTCGCCGGCATGGATTCGTCCCTGCAGCCGTTCCGCTCGCTCCGCCCTTGCGAGTGTCACCAGATCCGAAATTTAGAATACAGCTGCACGGGCGACTCGTTCCTCGTGGTGTCCGGAAACGCCCAGGCGAAAGTGCTGGATCGGGACGGATTCGAGGTGATGGAGTGCGTTAAGGGAGACCAGTATATAACTGACATGGCTCGAACCAAAGGTCATGTGGCTATGCTGAATTACGGTTGCTGGCATCCGCGCAGCCGCGAGGACTTCCTCACTTGTGCCAACGACGGCACACTGCGGTTGTGGAATGTGGACAAACCCAACTGCCACAAGGCGTTGGTCAAGACTAAGCAACAAGGCGGTCTCCGAGCAATACCGTCTACGTGCCGCTTCAGCAGGGACGGCCAACTAATGGTCGCTGGCTGCCAGGATGGCTCGCTCCAGTTTTGGGACCAGCGACGCACCTTAGTGCACCCGAGTCACACGGTACGCGAGGCTCACCGGCGGAGCATTGACGTGACTTGCGTAGCATTTGCCCAGGATGGCCGCCAGCTTGCCACGCGATCCTGCGACGACACGATGAAGCTGTGGGACCTTCGCGCATTGCGGCCGTCGGCTTTGCACACGTTTGCAGACCTCGACAACTTGTACCCTGCCACGGACTGCGGCTTCAGCCCAGATGATCGGCTCATCTACACAGCCACATCGAAGAGCTCTGGCGACGGTCAGCTAGTGTTTTTTGAGCGCGATACATTGCAGGAAGTGATGCGACTTCGACTGCCATCGCCAGTGGCCAGAGTCATCTGGCACGCCCGGCTTAATCAACTTTTGGCTGGGCTGGCATGCGGTGAAGTGCGCCTTCTGTACGATACAGCGTACAGCCACCATGGCGCACTGTTATGTGTGGCCAAGGCTTCTCGGGCCAAACCTTCACCGCAGGGGCTCACCCAAGCGCAAGTGCTGACACCGCATGCGCTGCCACTGTTCCGAGAAGAGCGGCCACGAAGTACGCGCAAGCGGTTGGAGAAGGCGCGAAAGGACCCCGTGTTGTCTCAAAGGCCTGATCTTCCTGTGACAGGCCCTGGCCAAGGAGGCCGCATTGCTTCAGCAGGAAACACACTCTCTTCCTATATTGTGCGCAACCTGGGTACCACGAAGCGTGTTGATGACAATGTGGACCCACGTGAGGCTATTTTGAAGTATGCCAAAGAAGCAGCTGAAAACCCTTACTGGGTGACACCTGCTTATGCTGCAACACAGCCCAAGCCAGTCTTCCAAGAGAATGACGAACCAACACCTGCCAAAAAGACAAAGCAAGTGTAG